Proteins encoded within one genomic window of Dehalococcoidia bacterium:
- a CDS encoding methylenetetrahydrofolate reductase C-terminal domain-containing protein has product MKSITRQKSLEEIEQQLDGLKRLYIIGCGTCATMTRTGGREEVLDMKERLQGLDKMVSGWTVIPTACDEMTEVSLSEVNGAIQSADCLLVMSCALGVQRVGSYMEKPVIPALDTLFIGFEDGPGCFHEVCDQCGQCVLGYTAGICPLTACHKGMLNGPCGGTNNGKCEVDPDKDCAWTLIYNRLKQQGRLDLMKKYHPPRNSQVMPRPRITIIQ; this is encoded by the coding sequence TTACTAGGCAAAAGTCTCTTGAGGAGATCGAGCAGCAACTCGACGGACTGAAAAGACTCTACATCATTGGCTGTGGCACTTGCGCTACCATGACCAGGACCGGCGGCAGGGAAGAGGTCCTGGATATGAAGGAGAGGTTGCAGGGCCTGGACAAGATGGTCAGCGGATGGACGGTCATTCCCACCGCCTGCGATGAGATGACCGAGGTATCCCTGAGCGAAGTAAATGGCGCCATTCAGAGTGCTGACTGCCTCCTGGTGATGTCCTGCGCCCTGGGGGTGCAGAGAGTAGGCTCCTATATGGAAAAGCCGGTCATCCCCGCCCTGGACACCCTATTCATCGGCTTCGAGGATGGGCCAGGCTGCTTCCACGAGGTTTGTGACCAGTGCGGCCAATGTGTGCTGGGCTATACCGCCGGTATCTGCCCCCTCACCGCATGCCACAAGGGAATGCTGAACGGGCCCTGCGGCGGCACAAACAATGGAAAATGCGAAGTCGACCCTGATAAAGATTGCGCCTGGACGCTTATCTACAATCGCCTCAAGCAGCAAGGCAGGCTAGACCTGATGAAAAAGTACCATCCCCCCAGGAATTCCCAGGTGATGCCCCGTCCACGCATCACCATAATCCAGTGA
- a CDS encoding methylenetetrahydrofolate reductase, with protein sequence MSFKEALNSGKFIVTSEIGPPKGTNIEKMRHHIDILKDKVSALNVTDHQSSVMRFPSIGGCLEIRERGGEPILQMTCRDRNQMALQAELLLAYTRDIRNVLCLTGDAIPVGDHKEAKGVFELDSVQLLRTIRQMESGKDLGGNDLDGAVEFCAGAIVTPEANPIEPQLIKFEKKVEAGAEFIQTQAIYDLDNFSKFMDYARQFPVKILAGIVLLVSARMAKYMNENVPGIFVPQNLIDELASAPKGEALNKGIEIAGRMIATLKKNSICDGVHIMAIGKEEVVPDILAAAGIDGHSK encoded by the coding sequence ATGAGCTTCAAGGAAGCGCTTAACTCCGGTAAGTTCATAGTGACCAGCGAGATCGGCCCGCCAAAAGGCACCAACATCGAGAAGATGCGCCACCATATAGACATCCTCAAGGACAAGGTGAGCGCCTTAAATGTTACCGATCACCAGAGCTCGGTGATGCGCTTTCCCTCTATCGGCGGCTGCCTGGAGATCAGAGAGCGAGGTGGCGAACCTATACTGCAAATGACCTGCCGCGACCGTAATCAAATGGCGCTTCAAGCCGAACTCCTGCTGGCATACACCAGGGATATAAGGAATGTCCTCTGCCTCACCGGTGACGCCATACCGGTTGGAGATCACAAGGAGGCCAAAGGCGTTTTCGAACTCGACTCGGTCCAACTGCTCAGGACAATCAGACAAATGGAATCGGGAAAGGACCTGGGAGGAAACGACCTCGATGGTGCGGTTGAGTTCTGTGCCGGGGCCATAGTAACTCCAGAGGCAAACCCTATCGAACCCCAGCTGATCAAGTTCGAAAAGAAGGTGGAGGCCGGAGCCGAGTTTATCCAGACCCAGGCAATCTATGACCTGGATAACTTCAGCAAGTTCATGGACTATGCCCGACAGTTCCCCGTCAAGATCCTGGCAGGGATAGTCCTGCTGGTATCAGCCAGAATGGCGAAGTATATGAACGAGAACGTACCGGGCATATTTGTGCCCCAGAACCTGATCGATGAACTGGCGAGCGCTCCCAAGGGTGAGGCGCTCAACAAGGGTATAGAGATTGCCGGCCGCATGATCGCCACACTGAAAAAAAATTCAATCTGCGATGGAGTACATATAATGGCAATCGGCAAAGAGGAAGTGGTCCCGGATATACTGGCTGCTGCTGGAATAGACGGCCACTCAAAATAG